Proteins encoded within one genomic window of Calypte anna isolate BGI_N300 chromosome 25, bCalAnn1_v1.p, whole genome shotgun sequence:
- the OTUD7B gene encoding LOW QUALITY PROTEIN: OTU domain-containing protein 7B (The sequence of the model RefSeq protein was modified relative to this genomic sequence to represent the inferred CDS: deleted 1 base in 1 codon) — protein MDIVLSDFVRSTGAEPGLARDLLEGKNWDLSAALSDFEQLRQVHAGNLPHSFNEGRGNKALEKEAARPGRPPLQRQDEIVQEKRLSRGISHASSTIVSLARSHVSSNGSSSEHLLEMPICTFQLPDLTIYTEDFRSFIERDLIEQSMLVALEQAGRLNWWANVDPSCQRLLPLATTGDGNCLLHAASLGMWGFHDRDLMLRKSLYTLMDKGVEREALKRRWRWQQTQQNKESGLVYTEEEWQKEWNELIKLASSEPRIHYGTNGCGGVESSEEPVYESLEEFHVFVLAHVLKRPIVVVADTMLRDSGGEAFAPIPFGGIYLPLEVPANKCHRSPLVLAYDQAHFSALVSMEQKEPTKEQAVIPLTDSEHKLLPVHFAVDPGKEWQWGKDDSDNIKLASVTLSLEAKLHLLHSYMNVKWITLPCDMQAPLAQPESPTASAGDDARSVVESGESDKESVCSSSASNGGSRAGKEKERPKREREKEKEKEKKRADSVANKLGSFGKTLGSKLKKNVGGLMHGKAPKAGGGLSNGQGDTLEKKKKGSLKARKGSKEEASPGDLSAPVEKTCPGKPALEKPSDASKYSSDVRLSLGILRAAMQGERKFIFAGHLKTSTRHQYQEEMIQRYLLDAEERFLAEQKQKEAEKKALGSSCPAKKPEAEGNKSEEELLNPPYPQPPPTYTIHTPELAMGAKIAAFPTGYSGVFTFPRPSLVSSLEGPHPPCYPEGRRQVAGGSILPPYATLPRHCPQGRANLYQPNPPHPPGRFSPTDMEVHPVFPSDGEGPSCLLLPPAPASNGYREYLEQEASQKGTGERNKTQRVLYNIQQTKCKQPNCSFYGHPETGNFCSCCYREELKRKEREALVHRF, from the exons ATGGACATCGTCCTCTCCGACTTTGTTCGCTCAACgggggcagagccagggctggccAGGGACCTGCTGGAAG GCAAGAACTGGGACCTGAGTGCAGCCCTGAGTGATTTTGAGCAGCTCAGGCAAGTCCATGCTGGAAACCTCCCCCATTCCTTCAACGAAGGACGTGGCAACAAAGCCCTGGAAAAAGAGGCAGCTCGGCCCGGGCGGCCGCCGCTCCAGAGACAGGATGAGATTGTCCAAG agaAACGTCTGTCTCGAGGCATCTCCCATGCCAGCTCCACCATTGTCTCCCTGGCCCGTTCCCACGTCTCCAGCAATGGGAGCAGCAGTGAGCACCTCCTGGAGATGCCCATCTGCACCTTCCAGCTCCCAGACCTCACCATCTACACCGAGGATTTCCGCAGCTTCATCGAGAGAGACCTCATCGAGCAGTCCATGCTGGTggccctggagcaggctg GTCGTCTGAACTGGTGGGCTAACGTGGATCCCAGTTGCCAACGCCTGCTCCCACTGGCCACCACTGGAGATGGGAACTGCCTCCTCCACGCTGCCTCCTTGG GGATGTGGGGTTTCCATGACAGGGATCTCATGCTCCGGAAATCCCTCTACACTTTGATGGATAAAGGGGTGGAGAGGGAAGCCCTGAAGAGGAGGTGGCGTTGGCAGCAGACCCAGCAGAACAAGGAG tctgGCCTCGTTTACACAGAAGAGGAGTGGCAGAAGGAGTGGAACGAGCTGATCAAGCTGGCTTCCAGCGAGCCCCGCATCCACTACGGCACCAACGGCTGCGGAGG TGTTGAAAGCTCTGAAGAGCCAGTGTATGAGAGCCTGGAGGAGTTCCATGTCTTTGTCCTTGCCCATGTCTTGAAGAGGCCCATCGTGGTGGTGGCAGACACAATGCTGAGGGACTCAGGGGGTGAAG cCTTTGCTCCCATTCCCTTTGGAGGCATCTACCTTCCCCTGGAAGTCCCAGCCAACAAATGCCATCGTTCTCCCTTGGTCTTGGCTTATGACCAAGCCCATTTTTCTGCCCTGGTATCCATGGAGCAGAAAGAACCCACAAAAGAGCAAG CTGTGATCCCCCTGACGGACTCGGAGCACAAACTCCTCCCCGTGCACTTCGCCGTGGACCCCGGGAAGGAATGGCAGTGGGGGAAGGATGACAGTGACAACATCAAGCTGGCCAG CGTGACGCTGTCTCTGGAAGCCAAGCTGCACTTGCTGCACAGCTACATGAATGTCAAATGGATCACGTTGCCTTGTGACATGCAG gcGCCTTTGGCCCAGCCAGAATCTCCAACAGCCTCGGCGGGTGACGACGCTCGTTCCGTGGTGGAGTCGGGAGAATCGGACAAAGAATCCgtctgcagcagctcagccagcaatgggggcagcagggctggcaaggagaaagagaggcCAAAAAGAGAGcgtgaaaaagagaaggaaaaagag aaaaaaagagcagactCGGTGGCAAATAAACTGGGGAGTTTCGGGAAGACTTTGGGCAGCAAACTCAAAAAGAACGTGGGGGGGTTGATGCACGGCAAAGCTCCGAAAGCGGGAGGAGGGCTGAGCAACGGGCAGGGAGACAccttggagaagaagaaaaaaggatctttgaaagcaaggaaaggcagcaaagaGGAAGCTTCTCCAGGAGATTTGTCAGCTCCTGTGGAGAAAACCTGCCCGGGGAAACCAGCTCTGGAGAAACCATCGGATGCCTCCAAATACAGCAGCGACGTCAGGCTGAGCCTCGGCATCCTGCGAGCGGCCATGCAGGGGGAAAGGAAGTTTATCTTTGCTGGCCACCTGAAAACCAGCACCAGGCACCAGTACCAGGAGGAGATGATCCAGAGGTACCTCCTGGATGCTGAGGAACGCTTCCTGGCCgagcagaaacaaaaagaagcagagaaaaaggccTTGGGGAGTTCCTGCCCCGCCAAGAAACCCGAGGCGGAAGGGAATAAGAGCGAGGAAGAGCTCCTGAACCCCCCTTACCCTCAGCCTCCCCCCACCTACACCATCCACACCCCGGAGTTGGCCATGGGGGCTAAAATAGCTGCTTTTCCCACCGGTTATTCCGGGGTTTTCACTTTTCCAAGACCTTCCCTGGTGAGCAGCTTGGAAGGGCCACATCCCCCCTGCTACCCCGAGGGCCGGCGCCAGGTGGCCGGGGGCTCCATCCTCCCTCCTTATGCCACTTTACCCCGGCACTGTCCCCAAGGGAGGGCAAATCTCTACCAGCCCAATCCTCCCCATCCCCCGGGGAGGTTTTCTCCCACGGACATGGAAGTCCATCCTGTTTTTCCATCGGATGGTGAGGgtcccagctgcctcctcctccccccagccccggcCAGCAACGGTTACAGGGAGTACCTGGAGCAGGAAGCTTCACAGAAAGGGACAggggagagaaacaaaacccaacgGGTTCTTTATAACATCCAGCAGACCAAATGCAAGCAACCCAACTGCAGTTTTTATGGACATCCTGAAACTGGGAATTTTTGCTCCTGCTGTTACAGGGAGGAGCTGAAACGCAAGGAGCGGGAGGCTCTGGTGCACAGGTTCTGA